In Gadus chalcogrammus isolate NIFS_2021 chromosome 1, NIFS_Gcha_1.0, whole genome shotgun sequence, the sequence TTTTAGATATAGCGTACTGCATCTGTTGTGTCAGTATGCCTCAGCAGGAACCCCACATCAGCGTTTGATATCAGATCACAGAGAATGACAACGTACCTGTTCCAGGTCCTTCTGATCGTCCGTATTGAAGGCCAGTTctcgcctctccctctcttcctgcaCCCGGAGAACAACATGTTGAAATGCATACAGTCTGACATGCATTCCAGGACTCCAGCAACCGATCGGTGGTAAGAAGGCCATGTTTCAGACATTGGCTGTGTTCGAATTGGTCCACTTTTGCCTTGATAGTCCACTATTTAGATTGTCACCATTTTGTAGTGTGAGAGTATAAATCGGGTTCCTCATATGGGGCTTATATAGTACTCAATTAAATAGGTGCGCCTTAAATAGGTGTACAACTGACGCACTTATTTCCTCAAcatatcccatgatgcactgctgATTGCTTTGTCATCCATTGGAGATTGTCCAGCACATATTTGTTCTTTATGCAAATAAGCTGTCAGTGGGTTGCAAAAACATGTCTGCTGATTTATGAGACAATACGTGTCTCGCTGATGGATTTAACGATATAGCGCACTATTCTTAATAGTGTACTATACAGCGTTCACTATGCAAGGAATAATGACCGTAACAGTGTGCCAGATCGAATGCAGCCCATGTCTTTGAAAGGCCGGTCGTAACATGAGTAGCAAACGGAGCCTGCCTTGGATAGTCCTGCGGTGTTTCCGGCGGATGTGTGCTGAGCGTGGAGCACGGCGTCGTGGACCGAGAGGAAGAGGTGGGTCCGAGGTATCCCCCCCTGGCCGTCAAACACCCCGCCCACCTTCAGCTCCTCGTACACCTGGGCTGCAAACCCGCGGCACACCGACGTCACGCATGGCTGTCCTTACCTCGGCTGTTGGCCATGTTACTAGATAGTCATTTAACCACAAATAATAGATCTGATTGTTTTACCTTGAACGTTGGCCAGGAGCAGTTTAATCCCCAGCATCTCATAGCAGGAGTTCATCTGGTTGGAGGTGAagaaaatcaaaaacaaaatggcgatttttgggtggggaggaggattGGATTGGTCAAAACATTACCCAACAAAACTCCGCCAATTCAATAACCACCCCACCACAGGCTGAACCACATACACGTCATACCCATAGTTCCCGTCTGGGATCTTATGCTGATCACACACACGGAGCTAACCTTGGTGAGCACTTTCACCCCGTTGAGGTCCACAAAGCAGACGCCGGCCAGGTCCAGGACCAGGGTGTGGAAGGGCATGGGCTGGGAGTCCAGGGCCGAGGGGCTGTCGGGGGCCCGCCGCCGGGCATCTGGTCCTCCAACCCACCGTCACTGAAGTGGAAGTTGACATAGCTGGTGGTGGGGGAATCACTTTTGGGGTCGAAGTCGTTCTGCAGCTCAAGCTGTGAGATTGTCTTGGGGAGGAGCGGCAGGAATAGATGAAAAGAGACGGGCGCTCATCAATAAGGGATGTATGCAATACCCTCGGATTCACCGCTCAGGGTGTCAAATGATTTCAGGgaatataaacaatataaatattgcaCATGAAATGGAAAGTGATGGCAGGTTAGAGACTATGCGCACAACACTTTCAGATTCAATTATTTTTCAGAAATGCACGGCACAAAGTTTCAATGGCTGGAGGCTCCCGTGCCTCACTATACCGTAGAGTAGGTCGGTATTATATCACTTCCAGGTCCCCATCAACGCCGAGCGAGCCCCACCTGTGTCTTCATGGTGACCAGACTACTGGGCTTCCTGCGTCGCGACTCCTTGTCCTTCttatcctccttctccttctccttcagctgTTTCTTCACAAACTTCCTCCTGGCCAGGATAAGCTTGCCAGGGTCCAGATTGGTCTACAAGCAAACACTTGTAGgtaaacacaagcacacgtgcacccacacacgcacacacacacacagcgacaatGCAGGCACGCAAACAGGGTTGACCGTGATTGGCGGTGAAACAAGGCCATTCATTCACAGTACCTTTTTGATGACCTTCTGTCGAAAGATTTCCGCATTTGCAAAGTAAAGTGGAGAGCAGTAGTTTACTATTTTCACACCCTTCACAGAAGCCACCTGTCCAGGAATGAACCATATTTAGGAGAACATACAGTAACTTGCACGTTATGTTGCAAAAATAATGTGTACATGCTTGTGCAAGTATGTGggctgcatgtgtatgtgtatgtgtgtcgggggtgcttgtgtgtgtttgtttgtgtgtgattatgtatgtgattatgtgtgtgtgtgtgtgtgtgtgtgtgtgtgtgtgtgtgtgtgtgtgtgtgtgtgtgtgtgtgtgtgtgtgtgtgtgtgtgtgtgtgtgtgtgtgtgtgtgtgtgtgtgtgtgtgtgtgtgtgtgtgtgtgtgtgcgcggctgcgcgcggtgtgtgtgtgtgtgtgggtgtgtggctgttgtgtgcttgtgggtgcatgcttgtgtgaaTGCTAGGGAATTTTCAGTACCTTACTGTACACTTTAGGATTTTTGTAGATATCCGTATCCTTAATTTGGTCGATTGCTGAACCATTTCGACTATGAGAGGAAAAGTTTGCGTTAAAATAGAAATTACATGCAATTAGAAACTAGTGCTAATGATAAAGCCCCATGCCTCCCACTTACAACTGTGTTTTGAATATAACCACCAGTATGGAGAAGCCCACTCCGATGGCGACCCCATACGGCAGGCTGAGGAAGAACGTAGCCAGGAACGAcacgacccacacacactggataCAAGAAAAAAAAGCACCAGGAAAAACAATGGAACGACTTTGCATGACAGCGTGCGGCATTGTGATGCATGGCCAAGGCTTACGCAATCCAATCTGCTCTTCTGCCACAGGTAATAGGGGTCAGAGAGCTGCAGCAGGGTATTCTTCAAGTTGACCGCAATCAGCGCTCCGAGCACCGACTGCAAAAACGGAGAGCGACGCAGTACCACATATTACACAGCTGTAATGTCTGTGGTGGCCGCTTAATTTAATGTTTCCCATAATGCAGCTCTGCGCCCACATACTTTAGGCAGGGGTTTCAGGTACACGCCCAGGGCTAGCATGTGATCATCACCAGCATCNNNNNNNNNNNNNNNNNNNNNNNNNNNNNNNNNNNNNNNNNNNNNNNNNNNNNNNNNNNNNNNNNNNNNNNNNNNNNNNNNNNNNNNNNNNNNNNNNNNNacacacacacacacctaaatacagagctaaacacacacgcacaagcacgagcacacgcacacaaaaaaatatcTGTGCACAGctcaaaacgcacacacgcgaacgcacatacacacatatgcaccccCATGTACaaagctaaacacacacacactcatattcatgcacacacaaacacagccctaCGTACACAGCCAaaatacgcacatacacacagacagactcttGTGTTTGCATTTCAAAAACAAATTCAGATCCATTTCCGGAAAGAACATTACATTGACATCATCGTTTAGCAAAACTGGGgaacattcattattaatgtatGGCCTGCTGATTTATTTAATGATGAAAATGTTGTCTGGAATTCGTTAATTTCCCAGACATCATTCATCAAGGTTTATTATGTTGCTGAAGTGTAAACAACTACATCTGAATCAATGAATAAATCACAGCTTATTCATTGACTAAAGGGCAGTTCTTGGCAATGCAATTAAACAGGCGGAAAAAGTCTGAAAATGTAAATTGAAATTGCAAAAATGTGCTATGACGTCTCCTTTTGCTCTTTTCTAGTCGTTCATAAAAAGCCCTCGCGCGCATGCTCTTCAGGACCCAAACATTCACGCCTGGAACTCAACCGGTCCGAGCGTAATGACTGAACAGCCATTAGAGTAGAACGAGCAGCGAGGTGAGTGTGTCGGCGTgtgcaagagtgtgtgtttgatctcCAGAAGCCGGCGAGGAGAACGTAATTTGTGTAATAAGGGGAGAAAATGTATTAGCCCTCCACAGATGGTTAAATATGCATGCGTTGTCTGCACACACAGAGCTGGAGGACCCGGTCCCGACCCCCAAACGCGTCAGCAGGGTCGGCCGGCCCGCCCGGCCCGCGATTAAGGTTAATAATTCACAGAGCAATTAGGGAGTGTGTGAAATGGGAAATGCTCTGCTTATGGTaagtggagggggtggagggagttTGGGGAGCAGGCAGGCGGAGGAGCCCgtgtgtagccccccccccccccccccccccccccccccccccccccccgctgcatgCCCTTGATCCCCCTTGACATCTGGAGACAGGCAGCGGCGTCACAGTGACATTGAGCCTGCACCGCTGTGAGGACGGGTCAACCTATGACGCCCATTGATAGTCCTTTGTTAGCCTCATTAAGGGACATATGCTTCACGTCTGGGCTCTGGGAGCAGGGGCTCTAGTGGACGATTGATGTTGACTCCCGCGCTTCCCGGCTGAACCCTGGTTGGCTCGGGCTAACCTGTTGGCTCTCAATGTTCTTTTAACGAAGTTGCTGAATGATTCTGCGATCAATGGAGCAAAAGACATGgactcatgttttatttatgttttttcaaatcaAGAAGGAAGAACACTACTACTTTAGCTGTCAAATTAATTTTAGCAGGAGGTGAAAAAGCTATGGCTTCTCAGGCTAACGAGAGATTAGTGGAGCTCTCGGCGGGACATTAGCATACATATTCCTCTTGCTGGAGGAAATGACCGTTGACCAGGGCCAATGCGAGTGACAACAAGGAGCTGGGGAACCCGAGGACTACGCTGCAGAATTGAATCTGACGGAGCTAACCTGGGGTGAGCCAAACTCAGGGCTCATTGGCCTAGGTGATCATCAGTCTTCAACATCCTGCCAATTGTAATTCCGCTAAAGCCAGCTGAAGCCTTATTATGAGGCCTTTGTGTCGGGTATTCACACACCCTACCTGAATGGAAATCACTCGCTGGCACCTCGAAAGGGCAACCTATAATTCTAATCTCCGTAGCCTGAGACTTTCATTCCCCAGACAGAGATAGACCTAGTCCACAAGTAACGTCATTTTGAACTTCAACATCAATAATGTTAGTAATAAAACACCCAGGGCGTAGCAGTTGGAACTTAAGTTTTTGCTTTATTTATCCTCCGTCCTAGACGGAGGAGGTCAttgctggaggagaggggagtgttTCAACATGACAATGTGAATCAATAATAAAACCAGTGCAGCAGAGGTTGGCAGATGCGATCCCAGGGGGAGACGGACGGACTCAAGCTATTTCTGAGGGCTGACTCACTCTGCTGTCCCCCTCCCCGGTGCTGCCACCGGCCCGCTCACCAGCCTGAGTCACAGGCTGGTGGGGGCTCCGTTTGGGGGGTTTCACTCAAACTAGGACTCAATTCCATAAATACAAAGGAAAGGAATTAATAGCAATACCAACAAAATTCAACAACCTCTTATCAGCcattattcttatttatttgattgtttgattggattgtttgattgtttatttCGTCCACCGCCTTACTTCAGCTTTGTTTTTGTTGCCCGAAGCATACCAGCTGTTTATTCACTGCTGTCCCCACCGATGTGTTGTCAGTGTCGGCCCGGTTGGCGCCTCACTGCTCTCCGGtccctgaaggagggatccctctgCAATCCCTACAGTCAAGGCTCTTCCCCTGACCCTTTCTAGGCTGCTTCTCCCCTAAGCCCTTAAAAGGGACTTAAGAGAAACCCTATGGGTATCATACAACGTGGGGGTGTGAATCCCGCtgagactgtagctgtgataacgAGCGATACAAATTCATCTGAACGGCCCCCGTCGTGTCTACAGACAGACCGGGGTCCCAAACTTCAGCCTCTACACACGCCGGTTCACCGTTGGAAAACTTGGGGACGCCACACGTTGACGTGCTTCATGATACACTTCGAACCGGGGTAACAGAATGTGTCATAACAGAAGCCATGCTTTACCCTGCAGGGTTCTAATCTTTTTGTGTATTAACCCCTCTGCGGTGACCCTTGACCCGAGAGGTTTTCCAATATAACGCACCGGCGCCGCCAGACATATTCGCGTGTCAATCGGTGTGCGGCGATGCGGCGCGGCGCTATGTTGTGCGTGCTGATTGTGGTGTAATGCCGCTACATGGCGTGACCATGGCGACCGGGGGAGCTGGGTACAGCCAGGCCAAGGGGCTCCCAGCTGGCCAATAAATCACTAGCACGACAGACTGGGCAGCCTTTAACCATTAAcgttaaagcacacacacacaggcatgaaggaatacacacacacacacacacacacacacacacacacacacacacacacacacacacacacacacacacacacacacacacaggcattactacacacacacttacacacacacacacatacacacacgcatacatgaatatacacacagacacacataggcaGGCACAATCAGACAAAGACACAGGCAcaagcacttacacacacgcaaacacatcgGGACGCACAATCAGaaccacataaacacagaagCGCAGACTCCATCCTACTGCGGTCCTTCAGATGTTACACTCATCGTCGTCCGCTTTGACAGGTTAAATGAGATGATGTCCTTGCtgctatattattatattagatGAATTCATCGCCCGGCGCCCGCTTCATAATCCTCGTCATCCTCGACTCCAGCGGATTTTCCTCCTCGTTTCTACACAAATAACGAGCAGGGTAATTAGAGCACAATGGCGGGGCCATTTATACAGACGTCCCCCCCGCTTGTCACGAGGTAAAGGTCTCAACGTGTGACCATCTCCGTGATGGATACGGCCGACCACGACAAATCAATAACCCCGGGGCCCAGCATTCCCTCACATGCCCCCGTCCGATCACAACCATCAATCCTCGGTGTCCACTGGTCGTCTGGACTCATTACCAGTCGGAGGCCATTAACGCCAGCGCTACAGCTGAGCTAGCCGCCTGCGCGCTGTGTCGTAGCCGTACTGAAGCTAAGACGGACGCCACCCTCCCCCCGCTCGCCGGCAGGATGGATGAGTGGCGGGCCGGGGGACCAGTAAAGCTTGGTGGTCCTAATGGGCCGTGGCGAATGGGCTGCTggcgggcggggaggggggggggggggggggggggggtccgtctGGCCCCTGCACCAGAGCCAGGCCCCTTTCAGGGTGTCGGCCCCGGAGCCCCCcgcactcactcagtcactcacccGCTGGAGGGGGACGAGTGAGGTCCAGGGGGGCTCAGAGAGAGGTTACGGGGGGCGGGGTTTCTGAGATGTTTGCACAAACGTGAGCATGGGGATGAGAGCAAGGCAAACACCTTTAATGTGGAAGGAGGACAGACTGGCCCTTGTACCAGCTAAGCATcttacctctgtgtgtgtgtgtgtgtgtgtgcgtgtgtgcgtgcgtgcgtgtgtgcgtgcgtgcgtgcgtgcgtgcgtgcgtgcgtgcgtgcgtgcgtgcgtgcgtgcgtgcgtgcgtgcgtgcgtgcgtgcgtgcgtgtgtgtttatgtgtgtgtgtttatgtgtgtgttttagttgaAAGGGTTCCAGCCCAGTCCAGCTAAGACCCATAAACCGGAGTTGACTTCCTTTTCCCTTGAAAACCCACTGGAAAAGAAAGCAAAAATAATTGAAGGAAATCATCCATTGTCTGATTGTTGCCTAAAGCagtgagagccccccccccccccttacccctatTCCAGCAGGCATGACACTAACCAGTGCTGACGAGGGCACAGGAAGCTGACAAGGGCACAGGAAGCtgagccaacccccccccacacccccaccacccgccACACACTGGGGTAGCCAATGAGAAGGGCTCCCACCAGGAGCACCGGCTGTAGTGGCCAATGGCAGACAGGACCGTAGATATCAGTTAGGATTATATGTGTGCTAGGATTATATGTGTGCTTTTCTGTTTGGTGGCACTTATGGCAACATCAATAAATAATTGATAAGGAATAAGAAAATAACTGGAAATGTCAGAACGTCCtctggaggctggaggtcattCATTTACCTCTGCTCTAATTGGCTGAGTGAGCCCCAACTGGTTGACTGACAGAAGTCCAGGGAGACAGAGTCCTCTCGGAGGGGCAGAAGTGCAGACTGAggcggagggcgggggggggggggggggtgggggggctgtggtATCGGTCGGCTGACGGCCCATCAAATTGATGACATTTGGACGGTCAGGACTCTGTGTGAATTCCAACAAGTCAATACAATAAGGTTCAACGGTTACGTCTCTTTTAATGTATTGGGACACCTCCAACATATGGCTGTACAAGACCCTACTATCCAAGAGACAGCAGCTGGCCTGATTCCTATCCAGGGTTCTGCAATGTGGGCCGTTTGCTACATGGATATGAAAGCAGAGTTCATATGAAGAATGAGTGAGCTGTACTAAACATCCAGACACCAAATGTTTCAATAAGATCAGAATGATATGTACTAGCACATCAGACGATAAACTCAGTACACACTGTATATTGGGATGGAATGGGATGGGGCTTAAGGGGGGGCGGGTTGCAGGTTATAACTCATTGCttgaaataatataaaacaattgACAAAGCTTATACTTTACTAAATTGACATAAaatgaatttaaaaaaaatgaacacagATTCCAAAAAGACAAACCATTCAATTGAATTCGAATAAAAGGAAAAGTAAAGGTGTGGATGTCTTTTCCTCGGTGGTGTCTCCAGCCCTCCATGGCTGCAGAGTGAGAGCGAGGACAACGTGTTGATGGATCCAGCACCACTGCGGGGTCCGTGGGTGCCAGGGGGGCTGCCCTGGCCGTCAGGGGGTACAGGATAGGGTGAAGAATGTTGGATCATTCTGATACCTGGAAGCCTCTCTGCCTTACTAGACCCTCAGACGCAGGGATTTGGAGACAGAATATATGAACAGGCAGCATCATTAGTGGCCGTACTCCCTTCTCTTTGTCCAGTGGATGACCTCCAGAGCATTTTGACCTGAGGAGCCGCTGGTCAGATTGGATTCAGACGCAACAAAACTCCTTCCGGATATAAGGTGAGGAAATAGGAGAAATAGCTTCTTCTGTCCCCTCACCGCATGGGTTAGTGACTCAATGTCTTCACACATTGGACCAACTTCACCAATGAGAGACACTCATCCACCATGATGAAGAACTCCTCCGGTCCACAATGGGATccaaaaactgtgtgtgtgtgtgtgtgtgtgtgtgtgtgtgtgtgtgtgtgtgtgtgtgtgtgtgtgtgtgtgtgtgtgtgtgtgtgtgtgtgtgagtgatggagAAGGGAGGCGAGTGCATGTGGGGGGTTCACGCCTCGCGCCCGCCTCCAGGTCATTAGAACTCTCTTCTGCCGGGGGTTGGCGTGACGCCGGCTCTGTGGAGTCAAAGGCGAGAACAGCACAGCGGTGCGTTTCTTTTGGTTGCATTGTACTCATACTGGGATGGTATTGTTGTGAGCATAGCGTGGAGCCTACCCTGCCATAGTGAGCAGAGCGCAGCGCATGGCA encodes:
- the LOC130369637 gene encoding solute carrier family 26 member 9-like, with protein sequence MLALGVYLKPLPKSVLGALIAVNLKNTLLQLSDPYYLWQKSRLDCCVWVVSFLATFFLSLPYGVAIGVGFSILVVIFKTQFRNGSAIDQIKDTDIYKNPKVYSKVASVKGVKIVNYCSPLYFANAEIFRQKVIKKTNLDPGKLILARRKFVKKQLKEKEKEDKKDKESRRRKPSSLVTMKTQTISQLELQNDFDPKSDSPTTSYVNFHFSDGGLEDQMPGGGPPTAPRPWTPSPCPSTPWSWTWPASALWTSTG